Sequence from the Solea senegalensis isolate Sse05_10M linkage group LG1, IFAPA_SoseM_1, whole genome shotgun sequence genome:
aatacgtcccctgactaaatacagcgaccgctggccgcagtctgatgtgaagtggtgcaaacacacgaacacacgtttgctgactttatccggcacattagcttcataaataaaatcctctgtaaaacactgtgctccactgtgcagccaccaacagcacacttgtccctctgcgttgacataataccgctcttcctccctcgcctgcactctcgcagggacaaggtggagctaaggtggagcttgcgaagtaaacgtactggtggggcggtaacattcgcggtgaaatgcgcatgctgccgtcataagcgcagggaattcaacatcgagcgttttatcgcctatacttacactaagcggaaccacgaaaacatgactgagtattcttttccacactttggcgactggtagggcctccagagtcccaaatatcagtattaaaatggttaaaaagttgattttgcataatatgtcccctttaagggaATCTTTCCATTGTGTTAAAACAGCATCTTAATTCAGATTTAGATTTGCAAAAGCCACTAACAACACTGCACATAAAGCATCCAGACAACACATAAGTTCTAATCATGGGGTCGTGGCCTCGCTTCACTCTTGGCTAGTGTTTAATATAAGTATTAGTTTTCCCTCCATATCTTTCTAGGGCTgcaaataataattgtttttttacttattgGATTTTATCATTTAGTTGCTAAGTCTATGGAACTTGAATGTACTTGTTTTGTCTGACTTTTTAACCATCATAAACTTAATGACAAAGACAATAGTACAGGGTAAAACTGGAGAACGTTTGGCATTTTTATGACTGCAAATTACTGAAATGAATTATGATTATAGTTTATTACAGTTACCTAATCagaaaatcaaaccaaatgaaTATGAAAACGACTATTGGTTTGTCAACCTCATGAATATTTTCCTTATctttaacttgtgtttttacatttatgtcatgtcctgaaaacaagatttcaataatgatatatataataAGGATAatatggataacaataataataataatgtatgtttaaaaGCAGCTTAAATGTGCAGGTTTGAGATGAAAAGAAGTATTTTTTGAGTCATAACTACCTGGCTTTGATAATGGAGTCAACCCATTCCCCACACTGTTCCTCTGAATCACACTCGAATAAATACTTCCTTTCTGCTTCATCAAGGAATGCtaagatgaaataaaagaagagttAAATGGAAATCTCACAGATATAATATTAAGATATGACTATTGGACTTTAATATACTTATGTTTTGCTGCTTAGTGCTATAACAATGTACCAAACAAACGaaactcactgatggagaagcTCTGGTTATCCTCCCTCTCCACCCGGCACTGCTCCAACAGCAGCGCTCCGACTGGCTGACAAACAAAGAATAACTTTATTCAGATGCAACTTTGAGACGTTATTAAAAAAGTCGATGATGTGTTCGAACATTTATTCTCACCTCCTCTTCATCAGTCCGGAAGTAGAAGAGAAAGTTGACGACGAGTTTCACCAGCCTCCTTTTAATAACTATGTACAAACCAAAGAAAACGGACATTAACAAGAGTCAGTTAGCAGTCGATGGAAAAACGCAAACAATGTTTAAGGCTTAAGGACTGTCGCAATGTGTCACGCtcagagaaagtgaaagtgtgtgaaatGAATCTGGGTCATAAACAGTTACCGTCTCCTTTCTTGGGTCCTCGCATCCCCAGTTCAGCTGCCATCTCTGAAGGCTGGCGGCTCAGAGAAGCCAGCTCCTTCTCGTTAAAACGCATCACGGTCACTGATGTGATAACAGCCTGACCACAGATACGCCGTGAGGGCTACAGTGGAGACGTCCCCACGACCCGGAACATAACAACAGTCTCACTGTTTAAGTCGCAAACTTCAATCTTTCGTTATTCGATGCTCTCGAAAAGTGACGGTGAGTGTTTATTCATTTCCGCAGACGAGCAAACACGGCAGTGTCAGACCTATCCTTCGTGTTACACACCGGACATACAACGGTGCCCTCTCGGCTTCCATTGACACGCCTCACCACTAACAGGATGGCGGCTGCTGAGGGATAAAGTAGGAGGAAAACGCGAGTGTAAAAACCAAATTCCCCCCACAGCATGTCTGTTATAACAGGCTTTTCTGACGATCCAAACAACCAGCATGCACAAAATAATGACCTAAAAGTGTCattgaacaaacacacagagacagaaataaCCACTGAGGGACAATTTAGTAAATATCAGTTTTTCTGGCACAAGATCCattacaagataaaaaaaataaatcaaaaaatagaATGGATTTGGATttgattataaatataaattaggTATTTCGCACAGTGTCAAGGTGATGCTTAACTACCTGCGTGTTTGCCTAGATATAGTTATTCACCAATTCTAAAATCAGTTTgattaaaaactattattttttttagaaattaaattaaatgaatgttattttattaataatattgaaTTCGtccattcactttcaaaaaccaGCCATCTGAAatctaatcttaatcttaatatCACTGATTCTCCTTACGAatatttcttgtgttttttgtaacaGATAAAGTATGACACAGTTACTTCTTTTAGATTGGAGACGTGTAACACCGCTCCAATCCAGGAGTTG
This genomic interval carries:
- the plekhj1 gene encoding pleckstrin homology domain-containing family J member 1 yields the protein MRFNEKELASLSRQPSEMAAELGMRGPKKGDVIKRRLVKLVVNFLFYFRTDEEEPVGALLLEQCRVEREDNQSFSITFLDEAERKYLFECDSEEQCGEWVDSIIKASYEFMRKNLIFYRTEIHRLTGKDPLEQYGISDETRFQVSNGLQSMPVETSSL